The Paenibacillus dendritiformis region TCCTTAGCGTCATCGTGGTATTTGAAATGAATCTCTTTGCCGGAGCTGGCAATCGACTCATTTAACTCCTCCACCTTTTTTTGCAGATCCTGCTTATCTTCGATGCTCATATTTATGTAATCCAAGGTGGCTCCAGTTTGAGGAGAAGCTGACTCCCCGTGCATTTCCTTGTTAAGCACATTTTTCAAGGATTGAATGGTTGACCGATGAACCTGTAAGTCTAAACCCGCGGTGTCTGTACGATGAATGCTGCTCATCTTTACCCACCTCACTATTCCAACACGGCTATTTTTCCTTGCATTGAGGCTGCTTTACCATAATTCTCATTTTTTAAATTTCTTTAAAATCTCTATCATATTGATATCCTCTTTCTCGTTGGCTCCCTTAATGGTCTCGAAAGCGGAAGTATTCTCTTGTACAATGCTCTCATACAATTCCTTCCGCATAATTTGCACATTTTTCGGAGCAACAAAACCAAGCTTGACATACTCTCCCTCCACGCCAAGCACGCGAACTTCAATCTCGTCGCCGATCATGACCGTCTCGCCGATTTTTCGCTTCAGCACCAGCATCCTATTCTCCCCTTCCTTGAATAAAATGCCGGACGGGAAGATTAGAATCTGTGATGATATACTGGCAGCCCTTCTGTGTTATCGGCGAGAAGAGGACGGGAGCTCGTAAATTCACGCTAATCGCATCGTTAATGATATTAACGACAAGCATGGTTATCACTTCTTCAGGCGTTTGAACCCCTAGAGCTTCCACGGTATCTTGGTCGATAGGAAAGCTGTAGTTCTGAACATATTCCGCCGGAATTAAGATAAAGCTTCGTTCCTCGCCTACTGCATGGAGAATATAGAAAACAGAGTCGTCATATGGCATTAGAGCATATTGGGCAATCGCTTGAAACCCGATCATGCCTTTGACGAACTCGTAGATCTGATGAGGTTCAGGATGGAGATCTCCATAATTCGAACTATGGATCATAACATTTGATGCGACTGAGTCATTGGTTGATGTCATTCCCGAACAACACCTTTCGTTTGCACTTCAATTTCCGGCGGATAAACCCGAATATCGATGGCTACGCTTTGGGAAGGAAGCGCATAGAGCTGCACTTCCTTTTGTCCTTTTTGCATATAGCGCTCGAATGCGATCTGCCCGAAGGTCGTCTTCGACTTGGCAATATTGCCAAGCCGATCGCCTTCTTGCGCCTTCTGTTGCGTAGCCTGGACAGCCGCTTGTATCGCCTCGTTTTTCCGCTCGTTGGCCGCCACAGAAGGCCGCTGCAGCCCCAGTTCGTCCCATACCGGCTGCCAATCCGCATCCATCTCGACGGGACGCTGTCGAACCGTCAGTTCAGCCGGCTCATAACGGAAGGAATGTGATTGAATCTGCCTAGTGATTTCCGATATATTCATTGGGACTCAACCCTTCTCCGATTAACGAATAAAGTCAATTAGCGAGACCTGCATAATCCGCGCCCCGGTAGCCAGCGCTGCCTGCATAACATTTTCTTGCGTCTTCAAGGCGATAATCGAACCCGGCATATCGACATCGGCAACTTGCCCGCGTTCCGTCTTCAAGCTGACTTTATCATCCGCGAGACGGTTCTCCATCAACTCGAAGCGGTTCATGCGGGCTCCAATCTCAGCCCACTGCGTGTTGATGCGGTCGGAGGAGGCGTCGATCCGATCCAACCCATTTAATAGCACATCAATATCATTATTCTCTGCAGCCTTTATCATATCGTCCATCATTTGAAAGATATTATCATTATCTTTATCAATTGGTTTCGTCGTATCGACTGCCTTGCCAAATATCAATTCCCCCGTAATACTTACCGGAACGGTTACCGCTGGGCTTACATTCAACCGGTAAATCCCTTCATCCGTCGTCTCCGTCGCTGCTCCTGTGCTCGTATAAGGTGGAATATCGGTCTTTTGCCCGTTGAATAGATAACGGCCGTTATAGGAGCTGTTCCCGATCATGACAAGCTGCTCCTTGAGCTGCTTCAGTTCCGCAGCATTGGCTACACGGGCATCATCCGGCGTCGTCCCTGTCGATCCTTGCTGCACCAGCGTGCGCACCCGCTTCAGCACATCGCTTGTCTGCTGCATCAAGGAATCCATTGTCCGCAGCATTCCCGTTCCCATCTGCGCATTCGCGGTAAACTCATCATTGCGGTTCAGTTCGCTGTCATACCGCATCTGATAGCCGATGCCGACCGGATCATCGCCTGGGCGATGAATACGCTGACCGGAAGATAGTTTATTATTGAGATCAATCGCATTGCTGTTCATATATCGCATATTGCGAAGCAGCTGCGTATTCTGCATAGCACTCGTTACGCGCATCCTTGTTCCTCCTTTAATAACCTGACTGGCATTTATCTACCGTTAACGGCCAACGACACCCATCTGATTGATCACCCGATCCAGCATCTCATCCACCGTGGTCATGTTCCGAGCCGCCGCATTATACGCATGCTGGAAACGAATCATGTCCGCCATCTCTTCGTCCAACGACACGCCGCTCACCGATTGCCGGCGGAATTGCACGGAATCGACCATATCACTCTGCACCTTGACATTTCGTTCCGCGTTCGTTGCCCGTGTTCCCAAATCACCCATAATCGCACGGTAATAATCGTCTACGGAGCCAGTAGATAGCGACGTCATATCAGCCGGATAATTGAATGATTTGTCGCGAAGCGAGGCCAATGCATGCGCTATCACGCTGTTTCCTTTGACTGTAACGTTCTGCCCGTTGACAGTGTCATATCGGCCGGAAGCGGCAATATTGCTGACGTTATTCACGATATCGACATTGACCTGGATATTGCTGAGGGAGAATTCGCCGCCATCCGTCGTCGTGAAGAATGGAATGCCCGACTTGGCAGGGTCTGACAACGTATAACCCAGGCTGTGCAAGCCGTTAAATCCGTTCACTTGCACCGTTGCGGGTCCCTTCAAGATGGAGCCTGTCGGAATCGTGCCGCCTGCCGGGATTGTCGTCCCGTTCTCCAGTTCTACTGCGCTCTTGGCAATAAGCGGCGAAGCAGCCACATAGCCAGCTGCCAGCTCGACATCTACCGACCCGGTTACCATCGTTCTAACCATCGCATTCATCTGATTGCGCACCCGATCGACTTCAGCAAGCGATTGCGAGTAGCCATGAAGTTGTCCTGCCGTAGCGGCTGCATCCGCCGTAATCGGCGTCGACTCTCCATTCTCAACGACATTAATTCCGCCCGCTAGGATGGTTATATCTCCTCCCTCTCCATCGGTCACCTGCACATCAATGATGGTGGAGAGTTGGTCAATCAACAAGTCGCGCTGATCCCGGAAATCGTTGGCATTATCCCCCATGCCTTCCACGCGCTTAATCGTATCCGTCAAGCTTGCTATATTCGTAATGATATCGTTGGCTTCATTTACTTTGATGTTGATGCTGGATTGAATATCGTTCTCCAGCTTGGTCAGCGACTCATCGATATGCTTCAGCATATTGGTGAAGTTAGAGGCCGCACCGACCACTTCGACGCGCGCACTGAGCAGAGAGGGGTCGCGATTGAGGACTTCCCAGGAGTTCCAGAACTTATCCATGACGCTTCGCAAACCATTATCCGACGGTTCATTGAAAAAACCTTCAATCGAACGGATCGTATTATCGATAATACTCCACGAACCAAGCGTCTCGTTCTCTCTGCGGAATTGAAGATCGAGGAAGCTGTCGCGGATACGGGTAATGCTGTCGTACTGCACGCCAGTACCCAGCTGCCCCGGTGCTACGCTGTTATACATTCCCGGCATCGCCAACGGCCGGGTAGCAGAGGCATTCACCCGCTGCCGCGTATAACCGTCCGTGGAAGCATTGGCGATGTTATGTCCCAAAGTCTGCATCATTGTCGATTGGACGAACAAGGACCGCTTGCTCGTCTCCAGTCCGTGAAAGGTTGATCTCATCTTCGTTCGTTCCCTTCCTTCATTCGTCTATGCACGCGTATCCATCATGCCGGGTCTGCTATATTGAGGAGCAGCTTGCTCCGGACGGCGGTACAGCATGTCTTGATCGGAATAATCTATATGCAAATTAAGCTGATATTCGATAAAATGAATGGACTGCTGAATGAGCGTCTGGTTATGGTCATTGATGAACTTCAACTGTTCCAGGACCGTCCGGATACGTTCTTGGACGGCGAGCATCTCTTGCCGCTCATTAGCTTCGAAAATCAACTTTGTAATCTCGGTCACCGTAAGCTTCAACTGCGATTTAATCCCCTTCGACTGCAGGAACGACTGCACCGCCTCTTCCCGCTCCTGTTCCAGGGAAGCAAGCTGCTTCAAGCATTTCGATTCCTGTTGGGACAGCTTGACCAGGTTATCGATGTCATTCTGAATAATCACCTGAGTCTTGGCTTCCCCGATACGGACGAGCTCTGAATAGATATCCTCCATGCGGCTCAATAATTCCACAATTGGCGCTGCGCTCACATTCGTTCCTCCGCTCATTCAGTTTCTTTGCGAAACAGGGGAAGCAGCTTCTCCGCAATCTTGTCGGCAGCGACATGATACGTCCCTGTCTGTACGGCCTGCTTCAGTTCGGCAATGCGCTCCTGGCGGGCCGGATTGTTTACCCGGTTTTGCGCGTCCAGCATTTCCTTCGCTTCGGTCGATATCGTCAGTTCATCCTTGCGGGATGATTTCTGAGAGATTCTCTCGGCCGACTGCTGCTTCTGATAATATTGGATCGCTCCGACGCGCTGCGTTTCATTAATCTTCATCATTACACCTCGTTTCACACGGCAGACGGCCGTTCATCCGGCTCGCATCCCGTCCTCGTTCCAACTTGTTACCTTCTATTCTAAGGCATATCCGTATACATAGACAAAACCGATAACCTTTACTAAGATTATCGGTTCCGTGTCAAGGAAAATTTAGTTCTTGTCAAAAGAAGTTCATGCCGCGGGCTATTTGTCGCGGGACGGTTCAAAAGCCTGGTACGCCCTCGTTCCGGAAGCCGATTCACCCTTGTCCGGTTCCTTCGCAATGCCCGCTTCCTGTATTTGTCGAACCAGCCTGTTCCGGCATGACTCGCACATATGCCCTTCCCGAATAGGGTTGCCGCACACTTCACAATCATATGTCAAATTCGGAGCCTGGTATATTGAAATGCGTCCTTCACGGATGAACTGCGTAATCTGGCGCGGACTGACCTTCGTCTCTTCGCTTAGCTCATGCATCGTAGCATGCCTCTTCTCGCGCAAAAAGGCCACGCACCGTTCATACTCCTGTTCAATCTCCTTCAGACATGCAGGGCAGATGTCCCTGAATGCCTTGGCGAACAGCCTGCCGCAGCGCGGACAATTGCTCAATTCCATCTTCTCGCCCCCTTATATGCCGTTGTATTCATCATAACTTATTCATCGACAGAAAACGAGAGGATTTTTACTAAAAAATGCGTGTTCAAAAGGGGAGAATCCAGCACCACATGCCGTGATCAAATTAGCCTTTTGAACAACCTTTAACATTCAGGCTCTCGCCCACGTATAGCTGGCTATCTTCAACGGGATAGAGAAGGCGTCGTTCAGCCGTGAAAGCTGACGGGCACAAGCGCGGAGCGTGCTGCCTGTCGTATACACGTCATCAATGATGAGAATGCGGATATGCTCCCGCCGCTTGATCATTCCGACCGAAGCTGAGGATAGCGCACGGGCCGCCTCTGCCGGCGCATGCCTGTTCAACGCGAAAGCTTCGGCTGCACTCCGCTCCCGCCCCCTACGCTCCTGCTTGCTCTGCTTCTCCCCATCCTGCTTCCGGTCAAGCAAAGCCACGACCGGACGGCTCCAAGCCTGTCCCAGCAGACGGGCCAACCGTTCCGCCTGATTGAAGCCGCGCACCTGCAGCCGGGCAGCCGTCGACGGCACATAAGTGACGAGGTCGGGCAATACCTCTTCCAATGGAGTTCCCCACAACCACTTCCTCAGCTTGCGTACTGGTTGGAAAGCAACCCAATTGGGCACTGCTTCCTGATTCTCCGCAGAATAGACGGAACGGAACAGCATCGAGTAAGATGACAGCATCATAGCGGCCATGACCGACTCGTACCGGATATTTCCCCGGAACTTATATTCCGCCAGCCATTGCTTCATCGCTTCATTATACTGGACTACGCTCCGATTGGCGGCCAAGCCGTGAGAAGCTAACGGATCGCGCGTACAGTCGGGACAGCGAATGCCCCGGCCGCATGATATGCATCCGATCAATTGAATCCACGAAATATCTCTCAAGCATCTGCCGCACAGTTTAACAGTTAACGCTGTTTCTCTTATCTCCTTATAAAAGGCGTCCGCTGACGCACCCAGCGCCTGGCCGCATACATTACACAGAAGTGCCTGCGGCCGCAACAACCGCTGGAGCCTCCGCTCAAGCCAATGCCCCTGCGCTGCCGGTTCAGCCACTTCGCCATCTCCTTCCACTATAAGCGGGCAGCAAATAACCGCGCCGTCTCGCCAGCCGGTTCATCTCGCGAATCTGCCGCACCGCCCTGCGCTGTGCCCGATTCCATTGCCGGGAACCGAAGACGACCTTGCCCGCCGGATCATCCTTCGATCGGCCGGCCCGGCCCGCCATCTGGACAAGCGATGCTTCATCGAACAGCTTATCATCCGCATCGAGAATGTACACGTCGCTTTTCGGCACCGTGACGCCTCGCTCCAATATCGTCGTCGTAACCAGCATCCGAATGTCCCGCTCCCGGAAGCGGAGCACCCGATCTCCGCGCTGCGCATCCGCCGCGGAGGTCCCCTCCACCCGAATCTCCGGGAATTGCCGCTGCAGCAGCCGCACGACACCTTCCACCTGCCGGATGCGGGTGATGAAGATGAATACCTGCGCTCCCCGGCCGACCGATTCCGCCATACGGCGAAGCAGTGCTCCAGGGAGCGACCCGCGCGCAAGACACGACGCGACGGCCGGCATCGCGACCCGTGCCGGAACCGGCAGCGGATGCCGATGATACCGCACCGGCACCCGTGCATGCCGCAGCATCCCGCGCCGTACCTGACGCTGCATCGCTTCCGGCGGTGTGGCCGACAGAAACACAAAAACGCCCCCTCGGCGACAAACTCGCTCTGCCGCGCGATGGAGCATCGGATCATTATGATAAGGAAACGCATCCAGTTCATCAATAATAACGAGATCGAATGCCCGGTCGAACCGCAGCAATTGATGGGTCGTCGCCAGCGTAATTCTGCCCTCTCCCCAACGCTCGGGGCTTCCGCCATACAGCGTTACGACCCGTTCGTCCGGGAAAGCCTTCTCAATCCGCGGCTTCAGCTCCAGCACCACATCCCGCCGCGGCGTCGCCACCAGCGCCCGGCCGCCATGCAGGAGCGCATCCTCGATCAGCGGAAATATCATCTCCGTCTTCCCCGCGCCGGTCACGGCCCAGAGCAGGAATGTGCCCGTCACAGCTTGTCCCCAATCGAGAGAACGTCCGCCATCTATGTCCCGCCTCACCGAAGCGATATACCGCAGCGCATCCGTACTGGCGGCCTCTTGGGCCGGAGCCAGTCCCCATTTCGCGAGACGCGGTCCGAGATCTTCTTCTCGGGCCGCACTCCCGGACGCTGCCGCCGGCGGGCGGGAGGAAGATCCTGCTACGATCAGCGAGCAGGATCGGATGCGTCCCAGATTCAGACAATGCGTGCAAGTCCGGCATTCCATACTGCCGCAGGAAGCGCAGGCAGACACCGTCATCTCCTCCGTGCTGCCACAGCGGTTGCACCGGTACACGGCAGAAGCTGTTCGCCAACGGGACATCGCCTTGCTTGCCCAGCGCTTGCCCTCTTCCTCCACCGGCATAATGCCCGCTCGCACTTCCAGCCAGCCATGGAGACATCCCAACTGAATAAACGTGTGCCTGAGCGGAATCCAACCATGCCAATCCTTATCTTCCATAAGCGATACAAGCTCTTCGTCCGAGACGAGCCTGCCCTGCAGCGCTTCAGCCAGCTGCCATGCATCCGCTTGCAGCGACGCGCGGAGCACGCCACCCGCTTCAGGCAGTCGCTCAAGAGCGGGCGCCCGCCGGGTAACTTTCTCTTCGAGCCGATACACTGCCGCGCTTTCCGCTACCCGATACGCTTCCTGCCGTCCTTCCTTCACAGACTGCGCATTTGGCTCTGCATCCGGGGCTTCCAATATCATCACCGTGAACCATTCCTCCTCCCCATGACGATCGGAATCGGTGAACAGGTACAGCAGTTCCCGGTAGCTATGCAGCGCATCACGGTAGTACTTCGTCCATCCCCGCTTCCCCCATTGGTCCATCTCCTCGCACTCGACGAAGTCCTCCAGCATCGCCAACCCGATAAATATCGGCAGGGCAGGCTGAAGCACAACCAGCTTCATCCCTCTTCGCTTCCCTCCATCCTCCGACAGCCAATAGCCTGCATCCACACGCCAGTCCAACGTCATCCCCGTATGCCATCCGCTCTCCGTTCTTACGGCGTAAACTCTTACTTGCACCCGTTCCCTCTCCTTCCTTAATTCCACGGCGCCGTCATGTACTGTTGAAGTGGTCTCATCCTGGCAAGCATCAACAGACAACAAAAAAGCACACCCCACCCGTTATCACGGGATGGCATGTGCTTCATGCTCAACGCCTAAATTCAATGATTTACCTAGATTGTATACGATGAAGCGGCAATTGACAACCCTAATTTGGAAATACTTACAGCAGCTTGCTCTTCTTCGCCTTTTGCAAAAATTTATCGCTTGATTTATTAATCGTCTTTTTCAAGCCGACACCCAGCACGAACGCAATCCCGATATAGATGAGCAGGATTAACATATGCTTCGTGACGACAGGCCACAGGATTCCCCCGACCGCTTCCCTCATAATCGTGATGGCATGGGTGAACGGTAAAAATGGATGCAGCTTCTGGAAGAAGGCCGGTGTCATCTGAATCGGAAATGTCCCGCCGGAGCTCGCCAGCTGGAATACGAGTAGCACGATGGATAATGCTTTCCCGACATTCCCGAAGACGGACACAAGCGTGTATACAATCGTAACGAATATAATACTGATGTAAATCCCAAACAGGACAAACCAAAATTTATGAAGAACATAGGTTTTCAAAAGAAACATATCGCCCAACGTGACAATCGTCGCCTGCCCGACACCTAACGTGACAAACGTAAGCAGCCGGCCGAAATAAGCCTCATAGCTCTTGTACTCATGCTTATTCTCAATATCGACAATCAGCATCGAAATCAGGAGCAGTCCGCCGACCCATAGCGCCAGCGTGGTGAAGAACGGCGACATCGCCGAACCGTAGTTAGGGATCGGGAACAGTTCATGCTCATTCAGCAGCACAGGCTCCGCGAAGAAATCACTTTCTTGCTCCGCATCACCTGTCAGCAGCTTGATGACTTCATCCAAATCGCCCGTTTCTTCAAAAGAACGAATTTTGGCGGCAATATCCCTTACCTTTCTGCTAAGTTCCGGGAACTCTCCGTTCACTTTGTCTAATTCCGTCTCACCCAAGCGAACTTTGTCCTTCACCTCGTCCAAGGCCGATTCGATTTTCGGAATCGCCGCGAACAGTTCGTTTTCAATTTTTCGGACGAACTCCAATCCTTCTCTCGATTTTTCCATCGAACGGTGGAAAGCAGGGACGACATCCTTATCAATCGTCTCAACCGCATCATCGATGGAGGCAGCCGCATCCTTCGTCACGGAGCTAATCTGAGTAAGTGTATCCTTCGTTGGTTTATTCGCATCGCTGGCAAAATCGCTGGCCCGAATTAACGCATTCGATACATCTTCCATTCGGCTCTCTATGTTCCGAAGCTTCGTAATCACATCCTCAATCGCGCCGTCATCTACGGATCTTTTCATGTTTTCCGCAACATCGATTAACTTGCTTATCGCATGTTGGCCATCCTTCGTGCGCGCAGCCGCATTTCGAAGCTGATCTTCTACTTTATTAAAATCTTTGGCCAACAATTTATCCGTTAACTTTACGACGGATATGGCGGCATCCTGCAATTTGCCTGATTTTTCGCGTGCCTCGTTAATAAGCTTCTCGATATTGCTGCGGTTCGATTTGAATCCGGGAGCAATGACATTGTCATAGCTGTCAGCCAACTGGCCGGCCATAATCTCCGCTTTGTCCAAAAACTTCCCTATCAAACTGCTCACAAGCTCCGGCACATTGTTGTTTTCAAGTTCTTTATTGATTTTATCCAGCAGCTCTTGCAAGCTTCCCGCGTTCGTTTTCATGTTATTCAACATGTCAATGAGCCATTGATAATCTGTACCCGTTAATTTGGAGATCTCTTCTACTTTCTCAATCAGTTTATCGAGCGACCCCAAGCTGTTTTGGAGTTGGCTTGCTGCTTCGGATAGTGAGGCCGCAATCTCCTTCCATTTGTCGGCAATGGCGCTGCCATCTGCCTGCGCAAGCTGATCCTTCGCCTTTTTGATCAGGTCTTGCACATGGGTTAATTGCTCCCGGTATCGCTTGCCGGCCTGCTCCACATTATCCAGTGCCTTCGTCAGCGCGGGAACGATGCGATTATCCAAATCCGTTCGGAACTGTCCAATCAACTCATTGATTTTGATTGCCGTTCGCTGAATTTCCTTCAGCTTATCCACAGCAAGCTCTTTCTTGTCCGCAACGATGCGGCGAGCTTTCTCCAATTGGTTATTCAAATCTTCCAATTTGTTTTTCATATCATAGAGCGAGGAAATCATGTCATTCATGACCCCGCCAGCGGTAAGGGAATGATTGACGCCCTCTATTCTGGTGATAAGCTTCTGCAATGACCATATTCCCGCATTCACTTCATCGCTTTTTTTGCGCAGCTCCTGTTCCACGACGCGAAGATCAAGATTGGAATTAATCGCATCGGTCATCGCCGACATTTCGGACATCGTGTTTTGCAGGGCCTGAAGATCCTTTTTGACGACCGGAATGGTCTTCTCAAAGGTTTCATCTCCCTTATCCAGGAACCGTTCCACATCGGAATCAACCGCATCTTTTTTCTCTTTTTCGAAATCCTTGATTAAAGACAGGGCGGTTTCCGCTTTTTTGATAATGTCGTCCGCTTTTATTAAATCAACCTGACCTTTCCGAATCATGCTTTCAATTTCAGGAATATTCTCTTCCAGTTTGAAAAGATTATCCTTCATTTTCAAAATCGAAGGCTTGTTCCCTTCCAGTTCCACGCCAATCTCGTTGAAAATTTCAAAGATGGCGCCGTTTGCCTCTTTCACGAAATTGCTGCGGATCGTTGACGTTACCCCCGTCGCCCCGGCTGATGTCACCTTTGGCGCGATGGCATTTACTTTTTCATTGATATAATAATCCAATTCCGCCTTCTCGGGATGACTCGATATGACCGAGGTGATTTTCTCGGAGAAATCCTCCGGAATGACGATGGCCGCATAATAATCCCCGTGGTTGACACCTTCCATCGCATCCTCTTTATCCACGAACCGCCAGCCTAATTTATCGTTCTCCTTCAACGATTCGATGACCTTCCCGCCGACATCGATGGTTTTATCCTGGACTTCGGCGCCCTTATCCAAATTCACAACGGCCACGGCGACATCCTTCGTATTGGCGTACGGATCCCAGGACGGAAGAATATTGAACCAGGCATATAAGGAAGGCAGAATAACTACCGCTAAAATGACAATGATTGCAGCCGGATTTTTAATAATGTTGCGAAGGTCTGTTATGTAAATTTTCAGTATATTCATCGTTCACCATACCCTGTCTTAAGCTGTTAATGTAATAAATCATTTGCTAGATAAATATTTCGCCACTTTACAAAAAGTCTCTTAGATGCCGTCATAAAGCCAATTGCCAGCGTGAATTCATTACTCTTTTCTCACTATCAGAACCCCAGAACTAATTTGGATATTTAGTCAGACGTTCTAGCTATTATACTTGTAATAGTAGCAAACTGCAAGGAACCGCCTCTAAAAATGTATTCTTCTATCCGAATACCGCTGTCTTATCACTCTCATAGAACAGAAAAAGATGCCTCCATGTACGCAAGCCTGCGGCAACAGGCTCACAGAAGCATCCTCCACAATATGGCCTTCATAGTAAACAACACAACTAAGTATACTACAAAACATATCCATTTTATAGTAATCAAAATATTTGATGAATGAAAAAATGACCCGGACTGGATTCGAACGCCAGCAAAGTGAAGTCAATTCAACACATTGCCTCTATCCGGGCCCAATTCTTCCTGATTGTACCGAACCATTTGCAGTACACGACTTGCTTAGATAGCGCTTCCAGACATAAAAGGGACCTTGCGCAGGTCCTCCGCCCGATTCAAGCGGACCACGACAAAAGCTGCTCCGGCCGGCTGGTTCGACTCCAGCTCATCCAATACCCGCTCCACTTCCTCAGGCGATACGACATCCGCATTCCAGCTTATTCCCGCTCCCCGGACCGCACGCTCTGCGATTGCCAGCGTTGCATCCGTCGATTTGCAGTCCAGCAGTGTCATATGCAGCTGACGCCCTCTTAACCAAGTATAGAAACCAAAGGCCCGTACCATCCATTCGATGTGGCGTTCATCATTCTCGCTGACGATGACAACATGCATCCACGGCGCAGGACGAGAGCCCCGCACCAGCTTCTGCCACCCATGCGCGAGATGAACGGCCGCCACCGCTATCCCATAGCACCCGATAATCCAACAT contains the following coding sequences:
- a CDS encoding YhgE/Pip domain-containing protein, with protein sequence MNILKIYITDLRNIIKNPAAIIVILAVVILPSLYAWFNILPSWDPYANTKDVAVAVVNLDKGAEVQDKTIDVGGKVIESLKENDKLGWRFVDKEDAMEGVNHGDYYAAIVIPEDFSEKITSVISSHPEKAELDYYINEKVNAIAPKVTSAGATGVTSTIRSNFVKEANGAIFEIFNEIGVELEGNKPSILKMKDNLFKLEENIPEIESMIRKGQVDLIKADDIIKKAETALSLIKDFEKEKKDAVDSDVERFLDKGDETFEKTIPVVKKDLQALQNTMSEMSAMTDAINSNLDLRVVEQELRKKSDEVNAGIWSLQKLITRIEGVNHSLTAGGVMNDMISSLYDMKNKLEDLNNQLEKARRIVADKKELAVDKLKEIQRTAIKINELIGQFRTDLDNRIVPALTKALDNVEQAGKRYREQLTHVQDLIKKAKDQLAQADGSAIADKWKEIAASLSEAASQLQNSLGSLDKLIEKVEEISKLTGTDYQWLIDMLNNMKTNAGSLQELLDKINKELENNNVPELVSSLIGKFLDKAEIMAGQLADSYDNVIAPGFKSNRSNIEKLINEAREKSGKLQDAAISVVKLTDKLLAKDFNKVEDQLRNAAARTKDGQHAISKLIDVAENMKRSVDDGAIEDVITKLRNIESRMEDVSNALIRASDFASDANKPTKDTLTQISSVTKDAAASIDDAVETIDKDVVPAFHRSMEKSREGLEFVRKIENELFAAIPKIESALDEVKDKVRLGETELDKVNGEFPELSRKVRDIAAKIRSFEETGDLDEVIKLLTGDAEQESDFFAEPVLLNEHELFPIPNYGSAMSPFFTTLALWVGGLLLISMLIVDIENKHEYKSYEAYFGRLLTFVTLGVGQATIVTLGDMFLLKTYVLHKFWFVLFGIYISIIFVTIVYTLVSVFGNVGKALSIVLLVFQLASSGGTFPIQMTPAFFQKLHPFLPFTHAITIMREAVGGILWPVVTKHMLILLIYIGIAFVLGVGLKKTINKSSDKFLQKAKKSKLL